In a single window of the Gossypium hirsutum isolate 1008001.06 chromosome D02, Gossypium_hirsutum_v2.1, whole genome shotgun sequence genome:
- the LOC107927670 gene encoding cytochrome P450 CYP749A22, with product MSGLMKLVILVPCSLFFAALVKFLYDYLWRPLRIQQMLNSQGIRGPPYRFIHGNNKEVAKMRQEALSKPMALRHDIFPRVQPHIDTWINEYGRNYLSWDGVRAELVISEPDLIKEVLKNSEKAFPKRKLTLFLSKLLGNGLATVEGEKWEKRRKLGNYAFHGESLKNMTPAIIASVETMLEKWKGYVGKEIEVFEEFRLLTSEVISRTAFGSTYLEGQKIFYMLSKLAIIANRSFFKTRIPWISKLWKSADILESEELANEIQGCVMKMIKKREDRVVNGEADSFGNDFLGLLVKAYHDLDDKDMLSLGDLVDECKTFYLAGQDTVNGLLAWTVLLLAIHGDWQEKARREVIEIFGNQNPHPESIVKLKIMTMIINETLRLYGLQNGIIREVGREVQIGNLVLPANIDLYIANVVPQHDPQLWGDDVHLFKPERFAEGIAKATNYNAAAFCPFGIGPRSCVGMSFATMETKIALSMILQRYTISLSPAYVHSPISVLGIQPEHGIQVILKSLDSNV from the exons ATGAGTGGCTTGATGAAGCTTGTAATTCTTGTCCCATGTTCTTTGTTCTTCGCAGCTTTAGTAAAGTTCCTTTATGATTACCTGTGGAGACCTCTCCGTATACAGCAAATGCTGAATTCACAGGGAATCAGAGGACCTCCTTACAGATTCATCCATGGCAACAACAAAGAAGTTGCCAAAATGAGACAAGAAGCGTTAAGCAAGCCTATGGCTTTGAGGCATGATATATTTCCTAGAGTGCAGCCACATATTGACACCTGGATCAACGAATATG GGAGGAATTATCTTTCTTGGGATGGTGTTCGAGCTGAACTTGTGATTTCAGAACCTGACCTAATCAAAGAGGTTctaaaaaatagtgaaaaagCTTTTCCCAAAAGGAAGCTTACACTTTTCCTTAGCAAGCTATTAGGGAACGGGCTTGCGACAGTCGAGGGTGAAAAATGGGAGAAGCGACGGAAGTTGGGGAATTATGCTTTTCATGGGGAAAGCTTAAAG AACATGACACCGGCAATAATTGCCAGCGTTGAAACAATGCTAGAAAAGTGGAAAGGCTATGTGGGCAAAGAGATTGAAGTGTTTGAAGAATTTAGATTATTAACTTCGGAAGTGATATCGAGAACAGCTTTTGGTAGCACTTACTTGGAAGGGCAGAAAATTTTTTACATGTTGAGCAAGTTGGCAATAATTGCGAACCGAAGTTTTTTCAAGACCAGAATTCCTTGGATCAG CAAGTTATGGAAATCTGCTGATATTCTTGAGTCAGAAGAACTTGCAAATGAAATACAGGGTTGTGTGATGAAGATGATTAAGAAAAGAGAAGACAGAGTTGTGAATGGAGAAGCTGATAGCTTTGGCAATGATTTTCTAGGATTACTTGTAAAAGCTTATCATGATTTGGATGACAAAGACATGCTTTCATTGGGAGACTTGGTAGATGAGTGCAAAACATTCTACCTTGCTGGACAAGATACTGTTAATGGCTTGCTTGCATGGACAGTCTTACTTTTAGCAATCCACGGAGATTGGCAAGAGAAAGCAAGAAGAGAGGTGATTGAGATATTTGGTAACCAAAATCCACATCCTGAAAGCATTGTCAAACTCAAAATT ATGACCATGATCATTAATGAAACTTTAAGATTATATGGTCTACAAAATGGCATAATAAGAGAAGTTGGAAGAGAAGTTCAGATTGGAAATCTAGTGTTACCTGCTAATATAGATCTTTATATTGCAAATGTTGTACCTCAACATGACCCTCAACTATGGGGAGACGATGTCCATCTTTTTAAACCAGAGAGGTTCGCAGAAGGAATTGCCAAAGCTACCAATTACAATGCAGCTGCATTTTGTCCCTTTGGAATTGGACCTCGGTCTTGTGTTGGTATGAGCTTTGCAACCATGGAAACAAAGATTGCACTCTCCATGATTCTTCAACGCTATACCATTTCTCTCTCCCCTGCTTATGTCCACTCACCAATATCTGTTCTCGGCATTCAACCAGAACATGGAATTCAAGTAATACTCAAATCACTGGACAGCAATGTTTAA
- the LOC107927674 gene encoding cytochrome P450 CYP749A22-like: MSGLMNFVILVPSSFFLVALIKFLHDYLWIPLRIQHMLNSQGIKGPRYKFFYGNNDEATQMTKEALSKPMALTHDIFPRVQPHIYSCINRYGRNFLYWDGVRPELVISEPELIKEDMRPGIIASVETMLKKWKGQVGKEIEVFHEFKLLTSEVISRTAFGSSYLEGEKIFEMLNKLSIVLSRNLSNTGIPLFVKLQKPAYMLEAEELAKGIQDYVSKIVKTREDKVVKGEADNFGIDFLGLLLDLSATEASFNRMLVKQVS; this comes from the exons ATGAGTGGCTTGATGAACTTTGTAATTCTTGTCCCATCTTCTTTCTTCCTCGTAGCTTTGATAAAGTTCCTTCATGATTACTTGTGGATACCTCTCCGTATACAGCATATGCTGAATTCGCAGGGAATCAAAGGACCTCGTTACAAATTCTTCTACGGAAACAACGATGAAGCTACCCAAATGACAAAGGAAGCATTAAGCAAACCTATGGCCTTGACGCATGACATATTTCCCAGAGTGCAGCCACATATTTACTCATGTATCAACAGATATG GGAGGAATTTTCTTTATTGGGACGGTGTCCGACCTGAACTTGTGATTTCAGAACCTGAACTAATTAAAGAG GACATGAGACCAGGAATAATTGCTAGCGTTGAAACAATGCTAAAGAAGTGGAAAGGCCAAGTAGGCAAAGAGATCGAAGTGTTCCATGAATTTAAATTATTGACTTCCGAAGTGATCTCGAGGACAGCTTTTGGTAGCAGTTACTTGGAAGGGGAGAAGATTTTTGAAATGTTGAACAAGTTGTCAATAGTTCTGAGCCGAAATCTTTCCAATACTGGAATTCCCTTATTCGT CAAGTTACAGAAACCTGCTTATATGCTAGAGGCAGAAGAACTTGCAAAAGGAATACAGGACTATGTGTCGAAGATTGTGAAAACGAGAGAAGACAAAGTTGTGAAGGGAGAGGCTGATAACTTTGGCATTGATTTTCTAGGATTACTGTTGGATCTAAGTGCTACAGAAGCAAGCTTCAACAGAATGCTTGTCAAGCAAGTCTCGTGA
- the LOC107927722 gene encoding cytochrome P450 CYP749A22-like — protein sequence MVLLLASHGDWQEKASREVIEIFGNQYPNSEGLSKLKIMTMIINESLRLYGPAVGLLRKGGSEVRLGNLVLPADIDILIANVALHHDPQQWGDDVHLFKPERFAEGVAKATNYNTAAFCPFGLGPRTCVGTTFALMEAKIAVSMILQRYTISLSPAYVHAPVSIITVKPQHGIQVILESLHHDA from the exons ATGGTCTTACTTTTAGCAAGTCATGGAGATTGGCAAGAGAAAGCGAGCAGAGAGGTGATTGAGATATTTGGTAACCAATATCCAAATTCTGAAGGCCTTTCTAAACTCAAAATT ATGACCATGATTATTAATGAATCTCTAAGATTGTATGGTCCAGCAGTTGGCCTATTGAGGAAAGGTGGAAGTGAAGTTCGGTTAGGAAATCTAGTCTTGCCTGCTGATATAGATATTCTTATTGCAAATGTTGCACTTCACCATGACCCTCAACAATGGGGAGATGATGTGCATCTTTTTAAGCCAGAGAGATTCGCCGAAGGGGTTGCCAAAGCTACCAATTACAACACAGCTGCATTTTGTCCCTTTGGATTGGGACCTCGAACTTGTGTTGGTACAACCTTCGCACTCATGGAAGCGAAGATTGCAGTCTCCATGATTCTACAACGCTACACCATTTCCCTCTCCCCTGCCTATGTCCACGCGCCAGTATCTATTATCACCGTTAAACCACAACATGGAATTCAAGTAATACTCGAGTCACTGCATCACGATGCTTAA
- the LOC107927725 gene encoding cytochrome P450 CYP749A22: protein MSALMELVTLVPCCFFFIALIKFLYDYLWIPLRIQHMLNSQGIKGPPYRFIHGNNKEIAKMRQEASIKPMALTHDIFPKVQPQIYSWINKYGRNYLFWNGVRAELVISEPELVREILKNSEKTFPKRKPTIYLSKLLGNGLVTVEGEKWAKQRKLANYAFHGESLKNMTPAVIASVETMLEKWKGQEGKEIEVFHEFRLLTSEVISRTAFGSSYLEGEKVFAMLNKLSIIMSRNLYNTRIPLINKLWKPADMLESEELAKEIQYCVMKMVKKREDKVVNGEADSFGNDFLGLLVNAYHDSDKTNKLSMEDLVDECKTFYFAGQDTVNALLAWTVLLLAIHGDWQDKARREVIGIFGNRNPQPEGIAKLKTMTMIINETLRLYGPSNGMLRRVGREVQMEKVVLPANIDILIANVALHHDPQLWGEDVHLFKPDRFAEGIAKATNYNPAAFFPFGLGPRTCVGMTFATTETKIVLSMILQRYAITLSPAYVHSPIPIISLKPQHGIQVILKSLHSDA, encoded by the exons ATGAGTGCCTTGATGGAGCTTGTAACTCTTGTCCCATGTTGTTTCTTCTTCATAGCTTTAATAAAGTTCCtttatgattacctatggatacCTCTCCGTATACAGCATATGCTGAATTCACAGGGGATCAAAGGACCTCCTTACAGATTCATCCATGGCAACAACAAGGAAATCGCCAAAATGAGACAAGAAGCATCAATCAAACCTATGGCCTTGACGCATGATATATTTCCCAAAGTGCAGCCACAGATTTACTCCTGGATCAACAAATACG GGAGGAATTATCTTTTTTGGAACGGTGTTCGAGCTGAACTTGTGATTTCAGAACCTGAACTAGTCAGAGAGATActaaaaaatagtgaaaaaactTTCCCGAAAAGGAAGCCTACCATTTACCTTAGCAAGCTACTAGGGAACGGGCTTGTGACGGTTGAGGGTGAAAAATGGGCGAAGCAGAGGAAGCTGGCGAATTACGCTTTTCATGGGGAAAGCTTAAAG AACATGACACCAGCTGTAATTGCTAGCGTTGAAACAATGCTAGAGAAATGGAAAGGCCAAGAAGGCAAAGAGATTGAAGTGTTCCATGAATTTAGATTATTGACTTCAGAAGTGATATCAAGAACAGCTTTTGGTAGCAGTTACTTGGAAGGAGAGAAGGTTTTTGCCATGTTGAACAAGCTGTCAATAATTATGAGTCGAAATCTTTATAATACTAGAATTCCTTTGATCAA CAAGTTATGGAAACCTGCCGATATGCTAGAGTCTGAAGAACTTGCAAAAGAAATACAATATTGTGTGATGAAGATGGTTAAGAAAAGAGAAGACAAAGTTGTGAATGGAGAAGCTGATAGCTTTGGGAATGATTTTCTAGGATTACTTGTAAATGCCTATCATGATTCGGACAAAACTAACAAGCTTTCAATGGAAGATCTGGTAGATGAATGCAAAACATTCTATTTTGCAGGACAAGATACTGTTAATGCCTTGCTTGCCTGGACAGTCTTGCTTTTAGCAATCCATGGAGATTGGCAAGATAAAGCAAGAAGGGAGGTGATTGGCATATTTGGTAACCGAAATCCACAACCGGAAGGCATTGCAAAACTCAAAACT ATGACCATGATCATTAATGAAACTCTAAGATTGTATGGTCCATCAAATGGAATGTTGAGAAGAGTTGGAAGAGAAGTTCAAATGGAAAAGGTAGTCCTCCCTGCTAATATAGATATTCTAATTGCAAATGTTGCACTTCACCATGACCCTCAACTGTGGGGAGAAGATGTGCATCTTTTTAAACCAGACAGATTTGCGGAAGGGATTGCCAAAGCTACCAATTACAATCCGGCTGCCTTTTTTCCCTTTGGATTGGGACCTCGAACTTGTGTTGGTATGACCTTTGCAACCACAGAAACCAAGATTGTTCTCTCCATGATCCTACAACGCTATGCTATTACACTTTCCCCTGCCTATGTCCACTCACCAATACCTATAATCAGCCTTAAACCACAACATGGAATTCAAGTAATACTCAAGTCACTGCATAGCGATGCTTGA